A window of the Cutaneotrichosporon cavernicola HIS019 DNA, chromosome: 6 genome harbors these coding sequences:
- a CDS encoding uncharacterized protein (GMC oxidoreductase), translated as MPMECKSSIPDTELSGHYDYIIVGGGTAGCVLGSRLTEFLPHHRVLIIEGGPSDFNNNQVLDLRQWLTLLGGDLDYDYGTTDQPMGNSYIRHSRAKVLGGCSSHNTLISFRPFRKDMDLWVSKGADGWDFDTVMRLIDKLKNTIQRVHARHQNQLCLDWVDACSTALDIPVINDFNKTIRRDGEIKKGVGFFSISYNPDNGYRSSASVAYIHPFLRGDENRPNLTVVTDAWVSKVNVQNDTATGINVTFKDGRNVTISPRAGGEIILSAGAVDTPRLMLLSGLGPAQQLADVGIKVVKDIPGVGENLVDHAETIIMWELNKPVPENQTTMDSDAGVFIRREPTSPGDTATDVMMHCYQIPFTVNTERLGYPKIADRYAFCMTPNIPRPRSKGRLFLTSSDPAIKPSLDFRYFTDPEGYDAASFVEGIKAARKVAQQSPFKEWLKQEIAPGPKIQTDDDISEYARRAAHTVYHPAGTTKMGNTSKDDKAVVDSKLRVRGVKGLRIADAGVFPDMVSINPMLTVLAIGEGAAEIIASERGWKGDGAARL; from the exons ATGCCGATGGAGTGCAAGAGCAGCATCCCCGACACCGAGCTGTCGGGACATTACGACTACATCATTGTCGGGGGCGGGACTGCCGGGTGTGTCCTCGGTTCTCGGCTTACCGAGTTTCTCCCGCACCACCgcgtcctcatcatcgaAGGCGGTCCAAGCGACTTTAACAATAACCAAGTACTCGACTTGCGTCAGTGGTTGACTCTGTTGGGCGGAGACCTCGACTACGACTATGGCACAACCGATCAGCCCATGGGCAACAGCTACATCCGTCACTCTCGTGCAAAGGTACTCGGCGGTTGCTCGTCGCACAATACACTCATCTCGTTCAGGCCGTTCCGGAAGGACATGGACTTGTGGGTGTCCAAGGGCGCCGACGGCTGGGACTTTGACACGGTGATGCGTCTCATCGATAAACTCAAGAACACTATTCAGCGTGTACATGCCCGTCACCAGAACCAGCTCTGCCTCGACTGGGTGGACGCGTGTTCGACCGCTCTGGATATTCCGGTCATCAACGACTTTAACAAGACGATTCGTCGTGACGGCGAAATCAAGAAGGGAGTTGGAttcttctccatctcatACAACCCCGATAATGGGTACCGCTCGTCAGCGAGTGTGGCCTACATCCACCCCTTCCTGCGAGGCGACGAGAACCGTCCCAACCTCACCGTCGTCACTGACGCGTGGGTCAGCAAGGTCAATGTCCAGAACGATACGGCGACGGGCATCAACGTCACTTTCAAGGACGGGCGTAACGTCACTATCTCGCCTAGAGCCGGGGGAGAGATCATCCTGTCTGCCGGCGCAGTCGATACTCCCCGTCTCATGCTTTTGTCGGGTCTTGGACCGGCTCAGCaactcgccgacgtcggtATCAAGGTTGTCAAGGACATTCCCGGAGTCGGCGAgaacctcgtcgaccacgCCGAGACCATTATCATGTGGGAGCTCAACAAGCCTGTCCCCGAGAACCAGACGACGATGGACAGTGACGCCGGCGTCTTCATCCGCCGCGAGCCCACCAGCCCAGGCGACACTGCGACCGACGTCATGATGCACTGCTACCAAATCCCCTTT ACCGTCAACACGGAGCGCCTGGGCTACCCCAAGATTGCAGACCGCTACGCCTTCTGCATGACGCCCAACATTCCGCGTCCCCGCTCCAAGGgccgcctcttcctcacctcgTCCGACCCTGCCATCAAGCCCTCTCTCGACTTCCGCTACTTCACCGATCCGGAAGGCTACGACGCCGCCAGCTTCGTAGAAGGCATTAAGGCTGCCCGTAAGGTAGCGCAACAGAGCCCATTCAAAGAGTGGCTCAAGCAGGAAATTGCCCCGGGCCCCAAGATCCAGACCGACGACGATATCAGCGAATAtgcccgccgcgccgcgcacacCGTCTACCACCCTGCCGGGACGACCAAGATGGGCAACACTtccaaggacgacaaggccgTCGTTGATTCCAAGCTCCGCGTGAGGGGAGTCAAGGGGCTCAGAATTGCCGATGCTGGCGTGTTCCCCGATATGGTTAGCATTAATCCCATGCTGACGGTGCTGGCTATTGGGGAGGGGGCTGCGGAGATTATTGCCTCGGAGCGCGGATGGAAGGGCGATGGTGCGGCGCGCCTGTAG